ACTCAGAAGTTAAGGTATAAGTCACATACATAAATGTACAATTATAATTATTCATTTGATAAATTGAGCATGAATGCAGTATAGATATAACACACGTCATAACAAGAGAATCGTGTCATAGTTCAATTCCGTATGGTTTACCTAGAATTTTAATCCCTTCCCAGCACATTGGCTCTGTCCTGAGAGACCTGTAATACAGCACCAGTACCTGGATATTGTACACTACCGTCCATCATTAGCAACCTAACCAAGTTCGACTTCGGGTGACCACGGCGCTAATGACATTCGTCTATAGTGGCCACCACTAAAGTATGGTTGTGCCGGTCACaaaaaccattggatccaatgtcaaacataacaataaacctttgaccataaagaacaacTTGTATAATAGTAAGTCCATTGCCGTATCCCACACATATTGGTGTACCATGAcatatgatgcaatttaatgTTCACCATCTTTTACATGCATACTTTTCagaaactcatcattttcattatcttgttattaatcactcattttcacaaaatagagtttacagtaatcaaaaatatatttcatgtgaaTTGTAAACACGAAtgttttggtacacaaaataattatgATATGCGAAgtaaataataacaagtatccatgtgagtttttactCGCTTGAGTCATAGTTTTTCACTTGGTAATCAATTCTCCAAATACTCTCCATCCTCCAAATCTGACAGAAGATCAGTCATCAGCCTCTAAACCCGAGCTATACAAACTTTAAAACTGAAAACAAGCTTTCTGCCCAAGGGTCGAACGTTCAGACAAGAAGGTCGAATGTTCGGCCTCGACATCGAGCGTTCGCCCAGTACAAGGTTGAATGTTTGGTGCTATGGCAGAATCCCATTTCTGAACCTAAAAGCCACCAAACTACTTCTAAGCAAATCCAAAGGTCTCAACATGATCCCAAACTTTAATAACACGTTCATGCAACACTTGGTATGTTAAACTATCATCAAAACATTAATCCAATACTAAACTAATATTAAGGTCAAAACCAAGCAAAGATGCACAAGTAGCTAAAGATATGGCCTAAATAGTAAGCAAGAAGCATAACAACTATACTGAGAACAAACTAGGTTGTGAAGGCTACCTCCTTAGAATGAAAGGGCTCATTCCTTCTCCAAGagaccacacacacacacacacaagggtTAGGCTAAGCCAAAGAGGGTGAAAGTGAGCTGAAGGGGCGTAGGTgtgggtatttatagagttggATTGCCTAAAGATAAGGATGACCTGGTTATTACACAACACAACAGATCACCGAACACTCGGTGTACTATATTACTCAGCAGTTTGGGTTTGATAGAACATTGGTGATCCTTGGTCGAAAGTTCAGTGTAACTTCTAACACAAAGCTGATGCCTAAACAGTAGCTTACATCAGGTTGTCGAACATTCGTTGATTGAGGATCCAAATTTTCGATGTAATGTGGTATTGAACGTTCAGtgttggacaaaaaaaaaaaaaaaatacctcttTAACCAATCCTAACCACATGTTAACACTTATTATGGCttacttaaccctaattaatgttCGGAGTACTATAAACATAACCACCCTCAGTGCCATTGTGGCCTCAGCAATAACCAAATCAATGATGTGTTGTTTGGGAGCTATCAACGTCGCTAATACCTCCCACTCATAGTCTCGTATAGTCACCCTAATGCCCATCTTTCGGTTTTCCTTATCCACCACACCATCCCAATTAACCTTTACAAAGTTCATTGTAAGCGTCAACCACTTTTGATTCATAATAGTACcactttctttgttttcataCGGCCTTTCATTAGCCCTTTTGAACTCGCTAAGGGATTCCGAAACTTTCTGTACAAGTTGAGACAGGTGATTAAACACACCCCCTTAGATGAGAATTTCTTCTAAACCACAAATTGCGAGCTACTACCACCATATGTTTAAGATCTGCATCGTCTAATTTGTTTCACAACATCTCCACAATGTAGTCAGGATCAACAAATTTGGCGATGTACATGGAATGAAGAATTCTCAGTAAAAAGTACATACCACCTCAGTAAGATGCTCGTAGAAAAAAACTGCAGTGAATGCTCTTATGCTAGGAGCCAAGGCTCAGCTTGAAAACAACTTTAGAAGATGAAAGGTTCCTAATGCAGTGAATGTATTTATTTGGAGGGTGTGCAAAAATGCACTGCCtataaaagtaaatattgaTGAAAAAGATAATTGTTGAGGATCCTCTTTACCCTATATGTAGGTTAGATGCTAAAACAACGAAACATATTTTATGGAGTTGTCCATCGACTCGAGGTACATGAAAGTGTGGAGGAAGGAAATTAGAAATGAGGCTATCAAAATTAATAAGTCACTGAGATACGATCGATTGTAAACCATACAAGATAGATAGGTAGATAGATAgggattaaattattattattatgcgTGACAATCACGCGCCTTGAGAGGAAAGTCATTTGATACCATAAAGAGATGTTCTGAAAAGAAACGCATCCATGGGTCGCTCATTCGCTAAGAGTGGGAAAAGTAAAAGGAATAGAAAACCAGAGagctttctttttcactttattAATTCCAACTTCCAAGCCCAAAGAATCTCACTTCTAATGGCAATACAGGAATAAAGAATGTCTGTTCCTCACTGTCTCAGAGGCCAGAACACTAGTGCAGTCACCCACATAGTTGCTGTCTTGCTTCTTCCTTAGCtgtaagtctctctctctgcctctttTTGTGTCTCTGTGCGTGTTTTCACATTCTTGTACGAGAATTCCGTTCTTTTGGTAGTGATTTATATTTCTGCTTGCTCTTGCACCCAACCCATTTTCCAGTCATACGAAAATATGGGTTTCATCTTTTCATCCCTGTAGTATCCCCAAATAACACATTCGCCTCTTTTAGCTCATGGAGACGAAATGGGTTTCGGCTTTTTCCCCCGGGAAAACCCTTGGATTACGCGCACTGCTACTCCTGTTGTGGCTGCTGTTGTGTTCAAACCCTTGCCAGTGTGTTGTTGTTGATCTTGACCCAGGAGACAAAGCCTCGCTTCTAGCATTCAAGACATTGGTCGACCACCCTAACCAGAGCTTGTCCAGCTGGGTCGGGTCTAACTGCACCAGCTGGACCGGGCTCACCTGTGAGAACCGGACCGGCCGGGTGGTTTCGGTCATCTTGACCAACATGAACCTGTCAGGCCAACTTCATCCCAACTTGTGTGCACTTTCATTTCTTGAGTACTTGAACTTGTCCCACAACAACTTTAGCTGCCCAATCCCATcatgttttggtaatttgacTAGTCTCAAAGCCCTTGATCTTAGTCACAATAGGTTTCTTGGTGTTGTGCCTGACGCACTCATGAGGCTAGGAAATTTGAAAGAACTTGTTTTGAGTGGGAATCAAGATTTGGGAGGGCTTTTTCCTGGGTGGCTTGGTAATTTCTCaacaaatttggaaaaaatagaCCTTAGTTTCAATTCTTTTTCTGGGGAAATTCCTGAGAGCTTGTTGTATTTGAAATCTTTAAACCATTTGGATCTTGGGAACAATTACTTATCAGGTTATCTTCACGATTTTCACCAATCTTTGGTTTTTCTTAACCTTGGGTCTAATCAGTTTTCGGGTACTTTGCCTTGTCTTTCTGCTTCTGCTCAGTCCCTCAATATTTTGAATATAGCTAACAATTCTATCGTTGGAGGAATACCCACATGTATTGCTTCACTTCGAGCTTTGACACATCTGAACCTATCATTCAATCACTTAAACTATGAGATATCTCCTAGACTTGTGTTTTCGGAGAAGCTTCTTGTGTTGGATTTCAGTAACAATGATTTGTCGGGTCCTCTACCACGCAAGATTGCAGAGACGACTGAGAAATCAGGGCTTGTTCTTCTTGACTTATCTCACAATCACTTCTCGAGCGAAGTCCCATTGAGGATAACGGAACTGAAAAGCTTGCAGGCATTGTTTCTTTCACACAATCTTCTTACAGGGGAAATTCCTTCAAGGATTGGAAATTTGACTTATCTCCAAGTGATTGATCTCTCACACAACTTTTTATCGGGTTCAATTCCTTTAAACATTGTTGGTTGCTTTCAGCTACTTGCATTGATACTCAATAATAACAATCTTTCTGGTGAAATTCATCCGGAGCTTGATGCGTTGGATAGCTTGAAGATACTAGATGTTAG
Above is a genomic segment from Alnus glutinosa chromosome 12, dhAlnGlut1.1, whole genome shotgun sequence containing:
- the LOC133851542 gene encoding receptor-like protein CLAVATA2, whose product is METKWVSAFSPGKTLGLRALLLLLWLLLCSNPCQCVVVDLDPGDKASLLAFKTLVDHPNQSLSSWVGSNCTSWTGLTCENRTGRVVSVILTNMNLSGQLHPNLCALSFLEYLNLSHNNFSCPIPSCFGNLTSLKALDLSHNRFLGVVPDALMRLGNLKELVLSGNQDLGGLFPGWLGNFSTNLEKIDLSFNSFSGEIPESLLYLKSLNHLDLGNNYLSGYLHDFHQSLVFLNLGSNQFSGTLPCLSASAQSLNILNIANNSIVGGIPTCIASLRALTHLNLSFNHLNYEISPRLVFSEKLLVLDFSNNDLSGPLPRKIAETTEKSGLVLLDLSHNHFSSEVPLRITELKSLQALFLSHNLLTGEIPSRIGNLTYLQVIDLSHNFLSGSIPLNIVGCFQLLALILNNNNLSGEIHPELDALDSLKILDVSNNMISGEIPQTLAGCKSLEFVDFSSNNLSGILNDAITKWSNIRFLSLAQNKFNGNLPNWLFTFEAIQTIDFSGNKFSGFIADGNFNISLNFNTGDIGRMPKEPFFIIPNVNIKVSVVVSDSNESSFNYHLYSTVGIDLSNNLLHGEIPEGLFGLQGLEYLNLSHNFLDGQVPGLEKMRSLKALDLSHNSLSGQVPGNISSLQDLTLLNLSYNCFSGFVPKKQGYWRFQGAFAGNPDLCVENSSGRCDSASLPAAPGKTFQDAMVEGPISVWVFCLSFFVSFYFGVVALFCSARTRNYILHTKV